Proteins encoded within one genomic window of Fusarium musae strain F31 chromosome 4, whole genome shotgun sequence:
- a CDS encoding hypothetical protein (EggNog:ENOG41): protein MSPPPSTPTPKRFLLPKRGTQSSQTPATLPRFQSTPRFASSSVPRPTQARTGIDIEDVEEVGDNSQETLPESDEPQVQLRQHDPIHDSIEIESDATASQGGSIAISDNEPDAVLQDSLDLEMSNSTLSQYDYPSLEEREPKRRRVSSSPRRESSTPEEQRDQGSESPEEAYESGLMPSEEFTQSIQDVINLNNELKPLQQPTFHAPPRFKPVDLDPAVDGLPAAFSPQRRGAKYVAGGLAAELQGWLSEVKGWEGTAPATTLTKKVIIEEIRPGRRMYLVKARTGTSGEGRYLLAGEGSLTGLGQRMPVTLGSVVDVGQPVWDIVLDGQVWTVACDWGVSESGNNGD from the exons ATGAGCCCCCCTCCAAGT ACACCTACGCCCAAAAGGTTTCTTTTGCCAAAACGGGGCACGCAGTCGTCGCAAACTCCTGCGACGTTACCGCGTTTCCAGTCAACTCCTCGATTTGCCTCCTCATCTGTTCCGAGGCCAACACAGGCAAGAACCGGCATAGATATTGAAGACGTTGAAGAAGTAGGAGATAATTCACAAGAAACTCTTCCAGAGAGCGATGAACCCCAAGTTCAGCTCAGACAGCATGACCCAATCCATGACTCCATCGAAATCGAGTCTGATGCCACTGCATCACAAGGTGGCAGCATAGCCATTTCAGATAACGAACCAGATGCTGTTCTTCAAGACTCTCTGGACCTTGAGATGTCTAATTCTACACTTTCGCAATACGACTATCCCTCATTGGAAGAGCGGGAACCGAAACGGCGAAGGGTATCGAGTTCACCTCGGCGAGAATCTAGCACACCAGAGGAGCAACGTGACCAGGGCAGTGAATCCCCAGAAGAGGCTTACGAAAGTGGCCTTATGCCATCAGAAGAGTTTACACAGAGTATCCAAGATgttatcaacctcaacaatgAGTTAAAACCTCTTCAGCAGCCAACCTTTCATGCGCCACCACGCTTCAAGCCTGTCGACCTCGATCCCGCAGTGGATGGCCTACCCGCAGCGTTCTCCCCCCAGCGTCGAGGAGCAAAATACGTAGCTGGTGGATTAGCTGCTGAACTCCAAGGCTGGCTCTCTGAAGTCAAGGGCTGGGAAGGTACGGCACCAGCGACAACTCTGACCAAGAAAGTGATTATAGAGGAAATTCGACCAGGCCGCCGAATGTACCTAGTCAAAGCGCGGACCGGCACATCTGGAGAGGGTAGATACCTGCTTGCAGGCGAAGGTAGTTTAACAGGCCTTGGCCAGAGGATGCCGGTGACGCTTGggagtgttgttgatgtgggACAGCCTGTATGGGATATTGTGTTGGATGGACAAGTTTGGACGGTGGCGTGCGATTGGGGTGTATCTGAGAGCGGTAACAATGGTGATTGA
- a CDS encoding hypothetical protein (EggNog:ENOG41): MALLSSRNIPWREATERYFETMNPWFSVIHPELFAIRTDNLGSGASSNADQGPRDPAVALLIVCMQLVSQYDDEAAAASTNVNEGKDMIEMPAYRAAKRVLSVLRGLSAPSIELVQCSILLALFEFGHGDVMRAYVSIGDANTMAMVLRIGPGKYIEAEREANIPYEEEERRCVYWSLFVLDRLIHVDCSLIHMPLQVPSPAADDLLPTSNLIWHNQNQSPTRSVQRHPASVAPSVPLGPFQRNCQCAMLYTRAYSPKPQGNPNALLEEYVELDIATRALVEAMIMQTSRWGDFYECFATCTCLLLFLYCRQLRAANTISAAGPFSPTADDIAPKAIAGLNFTIRIIADTTTDLNDQLAHRPHLLAPCSPVTPYSAYHCLMVLSHLEHLIPEADTRFHNIFASLHFFAKRWGVAGQLVNKVEMFLADADETQWCFMDE, translated from the exons ATGGCGTTGCTGTCATCGCGCAACATTCCTTGGCGCGAGGCAACCGAACGCTACTTTGAGACTATGAATCCCTGGTTCTCTGTAATCCATCCAGAACTCTTTGCCATCCGTACGGACAACCTAGGGTCAGGGGCCAGCTCCAATGCCGATCAAGGGCCCCGCGACCCTGCTGTTGCTCTCCTAATCGTCTGCATGCAGCTCGTCTCTCAGtacgatgatgaagctgcTGCCGCGAGCACCAATGTCAATGAGGGTAAGGACATGATCGAGATGCCAGCGTACAGGGCTGCCAAACGAGTCCTGAGCGTCTTACGTGGTCTTTCTGCTCCTAGCATTGAACTTGTCCAATGTTCCATCCTGCTGGCACTCTTTGAGTTTGGCCACGGTGATGTAATGCGTGCCTATGTGAGTATTGGAGATGCAAATACCATGGCCATGGTCTTGCGCATCGGCCCTGGGAAGTATATCGAAGCTGAACGAGAGGCCAATATTCCttatgaggaggaagaacgCCGCTGTGTCTATTGGAGTCTTTTCGTCCTCGATCGTCTCATCCATGTCGATTGCTCTCTCATCCATATGCCACTTCAAGTACCGTCCCCAGCCGCCGATGATCTACTGCCAACAAGCAATCTCATTTGGCACAATCAGAATCAATCGCCCACGCGTTCTGTTCAGCGACACCCTGCGAGCGTGGCCCCTTCGGTACCTCTGGGGCCATTCCAGAGAAATTGTCAATGTGCAATGCTCTATACGAGAGCCTATTCTCCGAAACCCCAAGGGAACCCCAATGCCTTGTTAGAGGAGTATGTCGAACTAGATATCGCAACACGTGCTCTAGTCGAGGCTATGATCATGCAGACTTCTCGTTGGGGAGATTTCTACGAGTGTTTCGCCACTTGTACATG cctcctccttttcctttactGTCGCCAACTTCGCGCCGCCAACACCATATCCGCTGCAGGGCCCTTTTCTCCGACCGCCGATGATATCGCCCCTAAAGCCATCGCCGGTCTTAATTTCACAATCCGTATTATTGCCGACACTACAACCGACTTGAACGACCAACTCGCCCATCGCCCTCACCTTCTCGCCCCCTGCTCACCTGTCACGCCATACTCGGCATATCACTGCCTCATGGTCCTGAGCCACCTCGAGCATCTAATCCCCGAAGCTGACACAAGGTTTCACAACATATTTGCGTCATTGCACTTTTTTGCTAAGAGATGGGGAGTCGCTG GACAACTTGTCAACAAGGTTGAAATGTTTCTAGCAGACGCTGACGAGACACAATGGTGCTTCATGGATGAATGA
- a CDS encoding hypothetical protein (EggNog:ENOG41) — protein sequence MKIESILNQFSELDTEARHSRESLQLFNEQKEQRGPSLSLSTPSPDCTQSRTSSVRSDSRTRTPWDAGGYSLPRDIGPKNSSRHPFTPVTWEEQQESARRQNASNHHSRQVSMDTSASISLPGSAGSYALPVRERRASQHMRRGEDDEKKAQPLVRRSNLHPPTQLSPQINASHDRLGIEKYPWITTGESSPATSSASTRSPFQPPETVRMQSNGTLPGASGQAASHANPNDRVLAALHTLDDVAIDVPLQGGDVCMAVPECNTNSVPRKVISHLFGRNKVCTRRIPERVWVCMCRKHYQRIRYRTGIRFSFTQINLVYEQIIRMIFWSRGLENASRTNLEGITIRSWTFSIRRREVKRLADTNSRDPIPHWIMQSLGEGKTHDEILDVIERLCQEIDHGDLREVPPVEFLPEVVDAFTNSPAQVQAHQTSASSQSGRSSLMVGEPVPSPLPFVKESSPLEPVQEEGSASEHSSQQSSSSATPPAAFSGSRPVHHSRSYTDDISNRTAPYSFGSRSPLANSGIGPDSDRQPSLGYYDSQNPTAPSMSYSSINRHMQAPMTDHRGSCDNAPYYQQSCGGGHYYGPSGFVLTDRNLSIHTAAMPMVARADQMYGTAGYAAQHSRDNHHFPASTVNNQLTPAPLNYPSYGTPPSQASGAGYSYPVPEERHSQFGMSGVDNSLHHSMADERSYSDAPRSQIHQPYWFSAETGSNTRIGRSMNQYQQYTLASVDQASLRSSRQYPNEEAPEYGVANLVTDEGVPTTQSAMAYRPRFQHGYASPPEFDDTLARGNYQAYQHNLSTNGDEEHIHGDRASDSNRQ from the exons ATGAAGATTGAGTCAATTCTAAACCAGTTCAGCGAACTTGACACGGAAGCGAGACATAGTCGAGAAAGCCTACAACTTTTCAATGAGCAGAAGGAACAGAGAGGCCCGTCATTGTCACTGTCGACTCCGTCACCCGACTGCACTCAGTCTAGAACATCTAGTGTGCGATCCGACAGTCGAACTCGTACGCCCTGGGATGCTGGTGGCTACTCTCTGCCAAGGGATATTGGCCCCAAGAACTCCTCGCGGCATCCTTTCACGCCAGTGACTTGGGAGGAGCAGCAGGAATCTGCGAGACGTCAGAATGCATCTAATCACCACTCCAGACAAGTATCAATGGATACATCAGCCAGTATAAGTCTTCCTGGTTCCGCAGGATCATATGCGCTACCAGTCCG CGAGCGCCGTGCTTCTCAGCATATGAGAAG aggcgaggatgatgagaagaaagcaCAACCACTTGTCAGAAGATCAAAC CTTCATCCTCCGACGCAACTGTCACCACAGATCAACGCATCTCACGATCGTCTCGGCATCGAGAAGTATCCCTGGATCACTACGGGAGAGAGCTCTCCTGCAACTAGTAGTGCATCAACAAGATCTCCCTTCCAGCCTCCGGAGACTGTGAGGATGCAGTCCAACGGGACTCTTCCAG GTGCATCTGGACAGGCAGCGTCCCATGCTAACCCAAATGATCGTGTGCTTGCTGCATTGCATACATTGGACGATGTGGCCATCGACGTTCCCCTTCAGGGTGGTGACGTTTGTATGGCAGTTCCCGAATGCAACACTAATTCGGTACCACGCAAGGTCATTTCTCATCTTTTTGGCCGCAACAAGGTCTGCACTCGTCGCATCCCGGAGCGTGTCTGGGTTTGCATGTGTCGCAAGCACTATCAGAGGATTCGCTACCGAACCGGTATCAGATTCAGCTTCACTCAAATCAACCTGGTGTACGAGCAGATCATCCGAATGATCTTCTGGAGCCGAGGTCTGGAGAATGCCAGTAGAACTAATCTGGAGGGCATAACAATCCGATCCTGGACATTCTCGATTCGAAGACGTGAGGTTAAGCGCCTGGCGGATACTAACAGTCGGGACCCCATCCCTCACTGGATCATGCAGAGCCTCGGCGAAGGCAAGACGCACGATGAGATTCTCGATGTCATTGAACGTCTTTGCCAAGAGATCGATCACGGCGATCTCAGAGAAGTTCCTCCTGTCGAGTTCCTCCcagaggttgttgatgctttCACGAACTCGCCTGCTCAAGTCCAGGCCCATCAGACATCGGCCAGCAGTCAATCCGGCCGTTCGTCTTTGATGGTTGGGGAGCCAGTTCCATCCCCCCTCCCATTTGTCAAGGAATCGTCGCCCCTCGAACCAGTTCAAGAAGAGGGATCTGCGAGTGAGCATTCTAGCCAGCAATCGTCCTCGTCGGCCACACCTCCTGCTGCTTTCAGCGGATCTCGACCTGTTCATCACTCCCGATCGTATACCGACGATATCTCCAACCGGACTGCTCCCTACTCATTCGGCTCTCGGTCTCCCCTCGCGAACTCTGGCATCGGGCCAGACAGTGATCGACAACCCAGTCTTGGGTACTATGACAGTCAGAACCCAACAGCACCTTCAATGAGCTATTCCAGTATTAATCGTCATATGCAGGCGCCGATGACCGATCACCGAGGTTCCTGCGATAACGCCCCTTATTACCAACAGTCTTGTGGCGGCGGTCACTACTATGGCCCGAGTGGATTCGTACTGACTGATAGAAACCTCTCGATCCATACCGCCGCTATGCCAATGGTGGCCAGAGCGGATCAGATGTATGGCACCGCAGGCTATGCTGCCCAACACAGCCGAGACAACCACCACTTCCCTGCGTCGACAGTCAATAACCAACTCACGCCCGCGCCGCTCAACTATCCCTCTTACGGGACTCCTCCTTCCCAGGCTTCAGGAGCGGGTTACTCGTATCCAGTCCCGGAAGAACGTCATTCTCAGTTTGGAATGAGCGGAGTAGACAACTCACTGCATCATTCCATGGCAGACGAACGCTCGTACTCTGATGCTCCGCGTTCACAAATCCACCAGCCCTACTGGTTTTCTGCCGAGACTGGGTCGAACACTAGGATCGGCCGCTCTATGAACCAATACCAGCAGTACACATTGGCTTCCGTTGACCAAGCTAGCCTCCGTTCCTCGCGCCAGTACCCTAATGAAGAAGCTCCAGAGTATGGCGTTGCTAATCTGGTTACTGATGAAGGTGTCCCAACCACGCAATCAGCAATGGCCTACCGTCCAAGATTCCAACACGGCTACGCCTCTCCCCCCGAGTTTGACGACACTCTCGCTCGAGGCAATTATCAGGCCTATCAACACAATCTTTCAACCAATGGCGATGAAGAGCACATCCACGGTGATCGAGCTTCTGACAGCAATCGCCAGTAA